The genomic segment GTGGATGTGCAACCCTGGGACCAAGCCTAAGGAGAGGAGAGGATCCCCTccaagatggagggagggagagaaactgcACATCATGgtcttgctttctctcctttctgtagAAGGTGGCAGAGCCACTGAGGAGCAGGAATCATGGAGCCTCAGGCCCTGCCTCCCCGGACCCTGAGCGGCTAGCCATGCCGGGTGCCAGGGtgcctgctctccctgccccgGGGAGCGCAGGTTTATACttggaagaggcagaaagagcGGGTCCAGAAATCATTCCCAACTTTTGCTTTATTCTCCACCAGCCCTGGGACCCAGAATGGGAGCTCCAAGCCCGCTGGAGCTCATGTGGAGTTGAAGAGCAGGCCGCACACAGCCACCGGGTGGCAGCACTGAGCCCTTGCTCCGGCCCTGCGCGGCCCAAGGAGGAGCCTGGGCTATAACTACCTGTCATCTGGGCTACCAGCTCCACTAGCCCCTGATGATGGCCTGGACTCTCCTAAGTGACACCCATCTCTGCTGTTTCTGGGCCAGATGGAGAGGAGAGCCCCAGACATGCAAACATGAGGGAGCATTCTGCCTGCCTGAGGGAGGGGGGGTGGACAAGGGAAAAGTGCTGACTGTGGGTACTCATGGGATGACTTGTGACGGGCTGGAACAGGCCAGGGGAGACCACACCCCTGAGAGTGAGGCAGGGAGGTCTTGCTGGCATTTAAATGCCCCCAGTATCCCTGGCACTAGTTTTCAGGGGCTTTGGGGCTCTGTGGCACAGTGTAAGCTTCAGAGCATCCAGGGAAGGTTCCACCCTctgccaggctctgggggccCTTGtacagaggggtgggggtggggttctgTGTGTGATTCCAGGCCCTTTCCTTTCTCGGAGGTAGGATGTGCCCTGGCTCCCAGGGAGGGCCACCTGACTAATAAAGACTGTGAACCTTGATGGAGAGCATGCCCCTGGCTCCCCACCCTCACCGCCATCTGGGGGCAGCAGACAACCTCAGCAGAAGagagtggcggggggtggggtgggggggaagcagggaggggggtATGGAGGCGTTCAGAGCAAGGAGGGTTCCAGAGAAGAGTGTGTCTGTTCCTATAGTTATGCTCTTGGCATAGAATACCCTGAATGTGAAAGCAAGATCTTAAAAATCTCATGTCTGGAAACCCCCCTTAGATCCTGAGTCCCCTCCCACTGACATCTTCCTCCTGATGTCACATGTGGAGACCCCCTCGCGGTGACGCATTCCGCCCCCCTCGCTGTGACACAGCGCCTCCCCCGCCACAACGACGCTCAGTGGCACAGAGGCCCCCGCACCGAAACACACCACACACCTTTATTTGAGCGGTTCTCACCCAGAGTGCACGTCTCTGCAGGGGCATCCAGTCTTTGCACCTCCCAGGCCCCCTCGTGCCCAGGAAGCCTGGCCTGGGGCCTGCCAGGCCTACCCGTGGCTCCTGGGCTCCAGCCTCTAGGGGAGGGAGGCGAGGCAGGTACCAGGGAGGAAAGCCATCAGCCATCACCATGTGAACAGGGCTCTGGGACATTTGTGGAGCTCGATTCTGAGTCTGGTGGCCCTGACTCCCCAGGTCTGCAGCACCTGGCAGAGAACACGCTTCATGAGCCCTGGGGTTAGACAGAGCTGGGCTCTACCTGCCCTGCTGAAGAAGTGAGACAGGGCAGAGGGACACAACGCCCCTCTTTTCTTCCCAGGCTTCCCACCCCAAGGGCCCAATGCCCAGCGCTTAGCTCTGCCCCTGCAGCTCTGGGATCCTTCCCTACATGTCCGGAGCCTCAGAACCAcctgggagggaaggtgggacacaggttgttttcccctctttGCTGACAAGGAAACAGGCCCAAGGGAATGCCCTGAACTAGACCCCTGTCCTATGCGCACATTGCCCGGGACTGCAGATTTGTCCCCAGAGCTGAATGCCACCTTCCCCtgtccccgccccacccccaccccctgccctggcctctgcccccagAGGCCGCGGGTCCAGCCATTTACCGTTCTCCTCATCACAGCCTCCTGTCGCTCTTCAGTGTGTGGCTGATGCTGGAAGAGATGCCACAgtcagagtgggggaggggcgcgtCTGCAGGGGACCCGAGTTGGGGATAGTGGGACAAGAGGGGCTCAAGGCTACAGGCCCTCACCCCAGGTAATCAATCAGTCTGGGTGGCAGACTCTACTACCTCCGTTCCCTACATTGGGCTGTTCTCCCACTTGGAAAATCCTTCCACTAGCCAGATCTCTTCATCTTTACTAACCCTCTGTCTTGCCTTGATTTCCAGCACCCAGCCTCATCTAGTCGGGCAGGAGAAGAGGTGGCTTCTATTAAAGGACGGTCCCTGGAGAAGGACGTTCCTCGTACCTTTCCCTTTGATCTCCAGCCGACAGTCCACGGATGCCTCCCCTAACACATTGACAGCCTTGCAGGTGTAGACCCCAGAATCAAAGGGGCTGGGCTTCCGGATCTCCAGGGTGCAGATGCCTTGCTCAGAGAGGGCACGGTATTTGGGGTCACCCTGGATGTTCATCTTGTTTTTCATCCAGATGATCTTGGGCTAAGGGAACATGGTCAGAAGAGAGCTGAGGAGATTGTGGGCTGGGATGGGCTTTGAAGGAGCTGTCTGGGAAGATtccccagccccactgcccccacccacccagggcaCAGGGGGGCTTCACCCCTTACCTTGGGCGATGCTCGGACACTGCAGAAGAGCTGAGTGCTATAGCCAGGAGTGGAGGTGTGGTCAGCCAGGGGCTGGGTAAATGAGGGGGCTTCTGAGAAGTCTCGCTCCACAAACCCTTTAGGTTTGGCAACAATATCTGGGTTCAGGAGAGAAAGGGGTGCAAATTTAAGGTTACAAGAGTAGACCTGTTAGAACTGAATTCATCCATTTTCCTAAAATAATCACTATAGCTTACGCTTAggtatcttatttaatctacttAGCATCCTTCTGCAAGAGTGAGTTTGTTATTACTATTTGACAGACGGGAAACTAAGGCCCTTCATGgatgagtgacttgcccaatatCACTTAGTGAGTTTGGGGCTTAAAGGGTAGACAATCACATCATGACCATGGTTCTCTGGGCAGAGAGCTGGTGGTCTGGAGGAGGATCTTAGCATCAACGAGGGCAGGAGACAAGCCATTTCATTGCTGCCGTGGGATGAAGGAGCTCCGTGGCAGgaccccaggctcctgggatcttCGGGAAGCCAGGCAGGGCCAATATGTGGGAACTTAGAGACAGAAGATctcaaagaagcagaggaatgtcAGGAccgtgcctgggtgggtcagggagaggacagagagggcAACGGGCGGGAAAACTGGATAGATGAGTTGCTCTTGGCCGAGGCTGGGGACTTGCAACCCAGAGATCcacatttcatttctgtttgtctTTGGAGACCTgactggttttccttttttaaacaaaaatgtcttCCTCGTTCTGTGCAGCACAGGCTGGTGTTAAAAATTTGCGTGTGCCTTCCCAAGCCTACACAGACTCCGTGctggggcggcgggcggggggggtTGCTGGAGATCACAGGGTGACAGGGAGCAAGGGCTTGGCATTTCATATTTGACGCAAGCACGTCACGTGGCCGTGTGGAGACAGTAAATACCCGTATCTCTCCTGTCCATCTGTGTGCTGTTATATGAGGGTCAGGAGGCTTGTGTTTGAGCCAACTCACCGGACTCTACCTACCCACGCACGCTGCCACTCAGAGTAGTGCCCCTGGGACACCGCGCATGAGCCCCCGGGATCGCTACCATGCTGGCAGCTACCAGCAACTTCGGAATAAGCGCACAGCCTCCCAAGGGGCGCATCTCCTTTGCACGGGTTTGCTCTGATGTGTTTGTTAAAATCAATCAACCACATCCATTTCTTTACAGTCCCTCGTGTGAACGCGTGAGCGTGTGCGTAGCTGTGGAGTGGGCGTGGAGAGGGCAGCAGATGCTCTGGCGAGCGGCACCCACCAGGAGCCCACAGGGAGGGGTGCTGATGCCCCAGGACAGGCCGAGCCTGGCTGGGCGGGGggttggagggaaggagggccccAGGCCCAGACCCACCTGCCTTCTGGATGCGGGCTAGCTCCTTGGTGGTCGCGGCCGAGGCACTGAGCCCACACTGGTTCTCCGAGAAGACCCGAAAGGAGTAGGTGTTTCCCACGATGAGGTCAGAGATGGTGCACGTGGTCGGGTGGTAGCGCTCCAGGACCGTGAACCATTGCTGCGGGGACCCCGGCCCAGTCATCTTCTCCTCTGACCCTTGCCCTTGCCCTCCTGGCTCACCCTGCGGCCCCTTCCTCAGAGGGGCTCATTCCAGGCCTTATCCCAAGGGAGCTGAACCATCCAGCTTTGGGAGACAGGGTCCCTGGATACTCAGATGACCTCGCTAGGGTCCTCAGAGAATTCTAGATTCTTACGGCTCAAAGTGTGGCCTGAGGACCTGCAaactcagaatcacctgggaagtgCAGGATCTCAGCCCCCGCCCCAGACCTAACGAGTTAAGGCTGGCATTTTAgcaagattcccaggtgattcataGGCACATTACATTTCCAGAAGCACTTCTCTAGACCTTGAAGGGCCGCAGAGAGCCCCCCTTGCAGTCTTCAGGAggcagctgaggcccagagaggaaagggaTCTTGCTAAAAAGCCACATGAGGATCAGGTTAGTGGTAGTTAGACTAGAGCGTGCTCCCTGGACTCTTGGAGGGCCAGGCTTTCCTGGCCACCTTGGCCCCTTCCCCCCGCCGCACGCTGCTCCAGCGGGCCTCACCCCTGTCTTTTTGTCTGCCTTCTGCACTGTGTAGCCCAGGAGCTCTGTGTTGCCTGTGTCCTGGGGCGGTGTCCACTCAAGAGCAGCGTTGCAGCCCCAGACGTCCAGTAGCCGGATGCTGCTGGGGGGTCCAGGTTTCTCTGCAGGTCCAGAGTGTGaggggggtgaggaggaaggCTGGGCTTGCTGCAAAATCCCCACACCCAAGATCTGGCTCCCGTCACACACTCCCTGGCCTAATCCCGTCAGCAGTCAGCTCTGGGGTAGGAGGTGGGGTCTCTGGGTCCCCAGCAAGGCAGCCCCACCTCCCCTGGCCCCGTACCAATCACCAGGATGTCGATGGCTGCCTTGGCCTCCAAGCCTTCCAGACGCACAGTGAGCTCATAGCAGCCTGAGTCGGAGCGCTGGGCCGAGCGGATGAAGAGGATGGAGTCCTGGTCCCCGGTGCGCACATTCACCCGCTGGCTGTCCAGGGCGTGGCCATTATGGGTCCAAGAGGCCTGAGGCTTGGGACTCCCCTGGGAAGGAGGAGCTCTCAGGCTAGGTGCAGGAGATGCGAGCACCCCCATACCCACTCAATTCCGGGGATCTCTGGAGCTGTGCTCAGGGGAGCTGGCCCCAATAGCCCTTCCAGGAGAGACGCAGGTGCTGCTCACAGCCTCCTTCTCCAGGTGTCCAGCCAACCCTGGGACCACCCATCCCGACCACAGGCTGGAGAATCACAACTGAGTCATGTGTACAACAGAGGGAGGGTGAAGCTCTCTTGGTGGGTCTCATGAGGGCCGACCCTCATGAGGATCCTGACATTTCCAGGGTTCCTGCGACACACCTCAAGTAGGGGCCCTGATTTCCATCCAGGCTGTGATCGTGGGCAGGGGCCATACCTACCTGGAAGGGGATTTGCAGGTTGACTGGCTCTCCCGCCTGGCGGATGTAGGTCTGACGGAGGTGGCGGGGGACTCGGATCTTGGGGGTCTCTGCATCAAAGGGAGAGGCCAGGCTTAGCATGGCACGGGGTTGCTGATGGGGGGCTACTGTGGTAGCCGCAGGAAACAACTGGTGAGGGCTGCTGGCTGGGCAGGAGGGCTCCTAGTTGTGCTCTGGGGCTGCCCGCTTGTGGGAACGGCTAGTGGAGATCCAGGGGCCCAAATCCCTCAAGGCCCTTGGGGAGTTGAGAGCTGGGAGgttccaggagggcagggcctcCATGGTGTGAACTGGTAAGCATCCCGGGCACTCCCTTGGCGCCCTCACCCTGCCAGGCTGGGATTTACCCTGCAGCCCAGGCATGCCAGGGCTCCAGATGGGTCCTGGCGGGCTCCTTGGCTCCCCCTAGTGGGGAGCAGGTGCTGCACCTGTCGGCCTGCATTCCCAGGAGAGGTGGCCATGCCTTCTTCCTCCTCATCCAGCACCCTCCATTCCCCGGCAGCCCAGAACCTCCAGAGAAGCCCCTGTGAGATCCATTTGCCCATTTCTCTGTCGGAGGCCATATGGGAGGTTTAGGATCTTTCCTTTCTTAAATGAGGGCAGAGCAGCTATACCCCTTCTTTCTCTGTCACCCCTCCCACTACCTTTCGGTCTCACAGTTGGGAAGTCCTTCCTGAAATCTCACTTCAGTCCCATGCtagcggggggtggggagccagcttcCTGACTGTCACCTAATCAGGTGCGGCCACCAAAGCTGCTGTGCATTCTAAGGGAGGCTGCCGCAGCCCCtgccatccccccactccccgccccggGCGGGGGCAGGAGTGGTGGAGCTGAAGCTCCTCGGCAGCAAACAGGTGGCAGCAGTTGGTCGGTGGCACACAGGCCGGAGGGGAGGAGATGGTGAGAAGGAACACTGTGTCTCCGAGGATTAGCTGTGCAGGCCCTTGGCTCTGGGAGCATAAGGAGTGGAACGATCTAGGGGCAGCTGCAGGGGGCCAGGAATGCTTGGCAGCTCCAGGTGGCTAAGAAGAGACAGCTGAGCAGCTGAGGATTCTGGACAAggtccccaccctgccctgcccatgAGGAGGGCCTGGCTGGTCCCTGTTTGTTCGCggcctcctccccctcttctctccagGAAATCCCCTTCTCTCCTGCCAGAGGAATTGTAATGGAGTCGTGGGTGCAGAGTCTGGCTGGCTCCTTCAATGTTGGGCCTTGGAGTAGAGAGCCTTGGCCTCTGTACCCTCTCAGAGTCTGAGCTCCTGGGGCAGGTCCAGGACCCTCCCAACCAGGAGGGCTTCCTGGCGCCTCCAGGCTAGAGTCGACATGTCCATACCGTGGCTGCCAGGTGGGGTCATGTCTGCCCCAGACTCAAAGGATGGGAGGGTCCCAGAGAAGACTCCCGGACTCCCGGACGCTTGGTGGCACAGGAATGGTCCTGTATGGGAGGCAGGTTCTGGGATTGCTGCTAATAGGCTGAGTGACCGCGAGGGAGTCCTGGAGCCCCTGGGGACCTGCTTGGCTTGGATGGACCAGCTGTCATAGCCCTTGATTCTAATCTCCCTAGCCCCGTGGTTCCCACATCTCTTGGGCCTTGAAGTTGAGAAGTATTTCCTTGAATCCAAACTTGACCTCTCCTGTGGCTCTGAAGCCCACTCTTTTTGGAGGCCTCCTGTGGGTGCAGGGGAACAAGAAGGAAGGTAGAGAAGGCCTCAGGCCACCTGCTGGCCTGTGTCTCTCTtcaccccaggccctgggctgtcCTCAGAGACCTCAGATCAGATCAAATGACTCACTGCCATTAACAGACTGAAACCCGATCGGCTCTGGGAAGGGAGCAAGGGTAGGCTTGAGGCTAATGCACCCTGCAAATAGAAGCCTTACAAAGGGACAGCAGCTGGCCTCCAAGGTCCCCAGCACACCGCTGCCCTCTGGGGATGCACAAAACTTCACAGGCCTGCAGGCTCTCGTCTGTTTCTCCCACTAGGGACGTGGTGGGATAAGAGGCAAGCAAAGACTTCTTTCTGTTCAAAAACCTTTGGGAGGATCTGGAACCCAGGCCATATGACACGAGctgaaaatgggcagaaaatgaaCTTCCCTGGCCGCTGGAGGGATTCAGATTAGAtaggaagaagaacaaaatggCTTTTAGCATTGGGACACTGAGGCAGGTGACCTGGGGAGCTTGAGCTTTTGTTTCTGGGAGTCAGGGACACCCTCCCCCAATGCTTGGGGGCTGGGCCACTCAGGGAAATGGCCTCTTTGACCTCCAGAGGCTTGCTGCTGAGGAACCTGGAACTTTCTTAAGGCAAGATAGTGATAGCATGTGGCTTGTGCATGtgagggtgggatggggggagaTGATTGTCTTGTTTCCTCTGCCCATCAGCCTCAGGTTTCCCTACCTATCACATAAGGTGCCTGGGAAGGGCTGGGAGCAGGAGATAAAAGGATGGGCTTTACCGATGATCTTCTGGATGTGGACAGGTTGTTGTAGCACAGCTGGTGGGCCAGCCCCCGCAGAGCTCACTGCAGCCACACGCAGGAAGAACTTGTCCTCCAGAGCCAGGTTCCGCATGGTCAGCTGGGTCACCATCAGGGGCCGGGCGTTCACGGGCACCCACTCCGAGCCTGGGGAAATGGACAGCATGCAAGGCCCCGGCTTCACGGCCATGGGCATCCTTCTCAGTGGGGCTTTCCTCCTCCCTGGGGATCTGGGGCAATGGACCTCCCACCCCGGGCCTTATTTGCCCCTTGCTCTCCTTCCCTGACTTCTTGTCAAATGGCATCAAAGACACCCGGTGTTAGAGCCCTGAAATGGTGGTCAGAGAAGGTATCACTAAAGCCCGGAGAGGGCTGGACACATCTGCCAAGTCATGCAGCAAGGTAAGGACAAAGGCAGAGGCCAGGCTGAACTTGGCCACCATGGAGGTGAACAGGACAGAGGCAACAGGAATTGGGCCATTGCCCTGGTCCCCTGTTTCTCTTCACTGTCTCCTATTCTTAAGTGCCCCTGCTCCCAGCTTCTCTGTCCCCCCTCCGGCTTGCCCTCCCCAAGCCGGCTCCTCTGAGACTCAGCATCTCCTTCACTTCCTATCAGACCAGCACCCCAGCGGCCCCGACCCCTCTCTCCCTGTTACTCAGAGGCTCCCTGGAgctggaggatggggtggggggtgtctccTGAGGTTATTTGGACATCCTCCTGCCTCAGAGGTCCATGGGGTGAGCAAGAAGTGTTAGGTGAGTGGGTTGAGGGGACCACTTGCACTTTCTTCTTCTGTATCTCCCCCCAGACTGGCCCAGCTGCAGGGTCTGGGGGCTTGTTGCTGCGACTCCCAAGCCCACCTCCCCTGGGGGTACGCAGGGCTTAGCCCAGAGCTCACCTCCTTCTCTGCAGAGCTCCAGCACATAGCCCTGGAGCCCCAGCCTCCCTAGCCTCTCCGGTGGCTCCCAGCTCACGGTCACCGAGCTGTCGCTCACATCCTCCAAGGCTAGCTGCAACGGGGCACTGGGCACATCTGGGGGAGAAGTAGGGGGAGATGAAGAGGTCTGTGGTGGAGAACTCTCCCCCGCCCgcactccctgccccacctcttgTCACCTTCACTTGCAGGGGCAGGTTTAGTGGCTGCGGGGGCCGCAGGGGCTGTGGGGGCAGGCTCCTGTGGCGTGGGAGCCCGCTCTTCCCCGGTGGACGCCAATGCTGCCACTTCTCCAGAGGGCTCGGTGGTGGACGCCTTGGCCGGCTCAGAGGCGGTCTCCTCCGGACCACAGGTGGGGGCCTCCAAGGCGGCTTTCTCTGTCATTGCTGGGCTGGCTGGGGGTGGTCAGGCTGGAGTGTGCAGGGATCAGCAGGAGAGGGTCTGGGCCTCCAGGGTGCCTGGGACACCTAGGTCCAGGCTTATATAGTCAggggctgccccacccccagccaaatGATGATTCCCAGCTGTGGGGTCAGGTCAGGCAGGGggactggggggcagggagatgcCTAGGCCAGGAATAGCTCAGGGGGAGGAACTGCAGGGTCCCTTGAGGAGCGCACTACCTCGTCTATCACTCCGATTGGATCTCAGCAGCCAGGGTGTTGGTGCCcggaggggaggagggcacagATGGATGAGATGGGGCATTGCCGAGAGCTGGTGCCAGGAGTCAGGCCAACGGGAACAAGAGCTTCCATCTGGAGAAGGAACCCAGATCACGCTTTGTGTTTGGCCTCTGCGGGGCCACTTGTACCCAGGGCTTCTCAGCCAGGTGCTGGGACCCAGACTGCCTGAAACAGCCTTCCCTGGGGAGCACTCCCAGCTTTGCTTCTGGGGTCCCACACTCCCCTCGGCCTCACGCTCCCTGGGCATTCTCACATGTGCTGTGTGGGGTTGAAGGTTCCAGAGAGGAAGGGGATTGGGATGCCAaggtggggctggtgggaggaAGGTCTTCCAGCAATGGGGCCCCAGGAAGGGGGCCTAAGGTCCCTGGTTACTGCTTTTGCTGGAGAGGACCCAGTCTCCCCAATCCCTGCGACAATCCCCTAGCCCTTGGCAGTGAGATAAAGTCATGAGGCAGAGCTGGAAGAGACCCCAGAGGAGGACGGCACTCTGAAACTTCTAGACTCTTTGAAGCAGGGAGGGTTACGAGGCGGGTACAACCAAACGTCTAGTCACGGATCCATTCACCCAATAAAACGTTCAGACTGGCAATCAGTTAACAAGCCTGAAAATACCACGtgtcagggaggaggggaggccacGGGGACGGTCATGGCCGGTGGGAGTGGCGGTCGAAGACATCCCTTTGGAAAAAGGGAGACGGCATCTGGTAAAAACGGAAAATGGGCATGTCTGCGACCCAGCAGTGACAGCCCTAGACACTGTCACACGTGCCCAGGAGACATGCATGCCAATTCGCACagcagtattatttgtaatagcccaaaccTGGGGAAGGCCCCTGTCCCTCCACAGCTCACTGTGGAGCACGTGTGCACCTATAATCCAAAATACGGGACGGGACGAGCCAACTGCAGCCGCGGGGGCGACCTAACAGATCTCACAGTTTCATGGTGAACAAAGGGAGGAAGGCTCAAGAACAGTGGGATCCCACCCATGTTAAATTCAAAGGCAGACAACCCCACGCTCTCTTCCTCCAGGGGCTTCTGTAGGTGGTGAGAccccagggggaggcagggggaggtcaGGAGCGGTGCCTCCAGGTGGAGGGACAGGGTGTCTGTGCTTGTGAGGTCTTGGGGGGCACTACTGAGGTTTCATTTCCCttccggggtggggtgggggggttataCAGGTTTTCACGAGTTAGTAATTCTTTAAATGAAACAAATCCATTCTATGCACTCTTTAGCATGTATGCTATatcccaacatttaaaaataaatacacaggagTGTGGCTGCCTTTCACTGCTTGTTGTCCTTGTTGTAGCGGAGGGCCTGGGGAGCCTCAGGGTCCGGCCCTGCCTGGGTGCCCGCGCCCTCTGCCAGGTGACTCAGTGTCCTGCCAGGCAGGAGGCGGGCCCCAGAGACCCGATCCCCATCCCTGGCCTCTGACTCCGCAGCTATAAGTGAATGTGACTAACTCTGCAGGACCCTGAGTCAGCCCTGCGGAGCTTGTCCcaggctgggggaagggtggctccagggaggaggaggggggttgGCTGCCCTGGAGGGCTCACAGCCCCGGGGGTTTGGAAGACCCTTGTGTTGTGGGGTGGGCAAGGGGCGGCGACTGGGGAATTCCTGGCCCCACTGGCCCGTGATGAAATGCCAGGACCCTCCCGAGGCTCTGGCCAAGCTCTCACTTCCCTTGCCTTGAGCAGGGCTGTGACCTTGGGATCAGTTGCATCTGCTCAGCTCCAGCTGGTTCAGATTTCAGGGTGGCCAATAGGTACTTCCTTCCCTACACCTCAAACCAGTGTCACAAACCAAGGCACGGATAATCGGAACATGAGGGAATCCACACATAAATTCTCTTTGATTTTGGAGTGTGCCTCCGGACTCCAGATACAAGGCatgcctggggccctgggagttCCACAGAAACCTGACGAGAGCATTTCTACCTCATAAAGGCTGCAAGACCAGCGGGTCTTCTGAGCCCATCCCAACTCATCTGTATTCCCATCCCACCTGCCTGCCACCTCATGTCCCCGGCCACAGCCTGAACAGAGCAGCCTTGTCTCTGC from the Halichoerus grypus chromosome 7, mHalGry1.hap1.1, whole genome shotgun sequence genome contains:
- the MYBPH gene encoding myosin-binding protein H, with product MTEKAALEAPTCGPEETASEPAKASTTEPSGEVAALASTGEERAPTPQEPAPTAPAAPAATKPAPASEDVPSAPLQLALEDVSDSSVTVSWEPPERLGRLGLQGYVLELCREGGSEWVPVNARPLMVTQLTMRNLALEDKFFLRVAAVSSAGAGPPAVLQQPVHIQKIIETPKIRVPRHLRQTYIRQAGEPVNLQIPFQGSPKPQASWTHNGHALDSQRVNVRTGDQDSILFIRSAQRSDSGCYELTVRLEGLEAKAAIDILVIEKPGPPSSIRLLDVWGCNAALEWTPPQDTGNTELLGYTVQKADKKTGQWFTVLERYHPTTCTISDLIVGNTYSFRVFSENQCGLSASAATTKELARIQKADIVAKPKGFVERDFSEAPSFTQPLADHTSTPGYSTQLFCSVRASPKPKIIWMKNKMNIQGDPKYRALSEQGICTLEIRKPSPFDSGVYTCKAVNVLGEASVDCRLEIKGKASATH